From the genome of Mucilaginibacter paludis DSM 18603:
TCAAACCCTTGGTATAAAAAGCCTTCGTCGGGAAGTGGAGAATACAAAAACAGTAGAAACCAAAGCACGAGCTACCGGGGCATAAACCGCCCTGGTTAATAACGTATTTAAGGTTTGCTTATTCATTATAATTAATGTTTTTGTTAAGCTTTGAATTTTACTGCAAAATAGGGTATAATTTTTTGATTTTACAACAAACATTTTTTAAAATAACATGGAGTTAACATGTTATTGCGCCCGTGGGCAATGGGCTAAACTATAGGTTTACAAAAACCTTTTGAAACAAAAAAGCAGCATTACAATACGGTAATGCTGCCAAACTTAAACAATGATTAAACTATGCAATGCTATATACTGCTAACGGGCTGCGGATTGCTTAACGGCAGTTAGCAAATCTGCAGAATTGAGGCTTTCTGTAAAATCCTGCTCTACATGGTCGTAAATAATTTGCCTTGAGGGCGATATCACATAGGTGGCAAGCAGGGGCACATTGTTATCAATACCCGAAAACCTGTTCCATATCGGGTCGCTTTCAGAGTAGAGCCTGAATTTTTCGGCAATGCTGTATTGATAATCGAAGTAAAAATTAAGCGACAGGTTATTGTTCCAGGCAATTTTTTCGGCGCTTTCCTTTTCGTCGCTTACAATGAGCAAATTGCCGCCCGCAGCGCTGATTTCGTGCTGTAAAGCATCCAGGTTTTTAAGTAATGCCAGGCCATGATCTTTCCATTGTGCCGAATAGAAAGCAATAACCAAGGGTT
Proteins encoded in this window:
- a CDS encoding redoxin domain-containing protein, whose amino-acid sequence is MLALNYIPYFDLSEIITELNIPLKKHKALIPLTAGNLSPDFTLQREHGKWQKFFNGREVRNTILLRDILTKPLVIAFYSAQWKDHGLALLKNLDALQHEISAAGGNLLIVSDEKESAEKIAWNNNLSLNFYFDYQYSIAEKFRLYSESDPIWNRFSGIDNNVPLLATYVISPSRQIIYDHVEQDFTESLNSADLLTAVKQSAAR